The genomic segment GtagtttcctttttctgttttcccctcCCTGTTCCGCCTTCCAGTCCTGTAGAACCACAGATTGTCCAAAATTTAGGTTTATACTTGCAGATGATGACTTTTTAAGGGATCAGATGGTTGGCTTGCCTATAGAACTGGACAGACAGGTACCCATTCCCACATAGTTCATGCTTCAGTTTTCTGCTATTAATAATAAAACTTCCATCACAAAGATCAATAGATAGGATTCTCTTTGCTCTGGCTTATCACTGAATTGCCTTTCTGTTCAAGCTCCTCTCAGTTCCTGATGTCAAGTTCCAGTCTGTTCCTTTGTttagaaagtaaaaaagaaatgTAGTGGAAGAGATCAGATATGAAGGATGTTTTGCCCAAGGACAAATTTTTCAGGCTAGTCGTTCAtatctgatttaaaataaatgcctACTGGTTTGTTTCCCATTTTGTTGGAGTAGAGGAGCTGTGAGGGTCCATCTGAGGAAAGTGGGGGTATCTGGAGATGGTATCAGATTTCTTCACCGAATGGTTACACGTTGGAAAGTATTCCTTCTATTAGCTCAGTGAGGAGAAAGGTGTGTGTCCTGTTTGCTTCTTATTTAGGACCAGGCAAGGACAGCTTCTGAACTCTCCAAATCTATGGAGGCTGTGAGAGGCCATTTACAAGCGCAGCTGCGAAATAAAGAAGCAGAGAACAACCGGCTGACCATCCGGATACAGGTGTGTTTTCAGTGCTCCCTGGGGATTGTCTATTCATTTACTCTCCTGAATTGAATTGACTGACAAGGGAAGTAACACTCACCAACTCTTTTTCTACTGCGTCTGGTAGACTGAAATATTGGCTGGTAGTGTTTGTACCACTAGCAAAGCCCATACTTttcaaatgaagaaagaaaaaccttTTCACTTCTGATACATAAGGAAAAATCATAACCTTAAGGTCTATGTGCATGTATTTGATACTTTTTTTCTGATTGCTGCATAGTTATTTAAAAGATGGCTTTGTTTTAGCCAAGCATCAAGACATATTGTAAACTATATAATTTGCTTTCTGGGAGCAATGCTGTGCCATGAgttctgtatttaagcacactttcCACAGTATTAATGAGTAGGAGAAAGTTACCCTGGTTTATTTTGATTGAAGTCATATGTTTGATGTATCTGTTGATGTTGTGATGATGTTGTGATGAACACGTGTGTGTTAATGGTTTAGAAGAGCTTTAATTCTTTTAAGCTATATAGCTGCATAAAGCAATGTTATTAGATGAGAACATTTCAATTAATAAAGAGAATGTTCTTGGGTAGATCAAAAGACTAGTAGACCAGACCAGTATTTATCATGGTCAGGAGAGAAAATCAGTGTTCTAGAGAGCAGCTTATGAAAGAAGAGAGGAAGGCTCATGGAAAGAAAAGACAGACATGTCTGTCAGCATCGGGACAGGATTGTGTTGGTGAAGCATTGACTGCAAGTACCTCTGGGCTGTGGGTTGGGGGTTTATGCCCAGCTCTCTCCACTGTTTCTAGGAAATGAGTTGCTGCTTTGGGAATGCAGGAGTAAGGGTGTTATTCCATACGGTGTGTTTTCTTCCCCCCTGCAGAACCTGGAGCGCAGTGAAGCTCAGCATAAGGCAGAGGTGGACTCTATCATGGAACAACTGAAAGACCTCAGGCAGAAGGGAGACCGTGATAAAGAGGCCTTGAAAAAAGCCGTCCGTGCCCAGAAAGAGCGGGCAGAGCAGAGTGAAGAGTATGCAGAGCAATTGTCTGCCCAGCTAGCAGAGAAGGTACCCGAGAATACAGGAGGAGAGACCTCATTTCAGATCATGCATCTGAATCTTTGACTTCTGCTAGCAGCCCTGGGGGAAGGCTCTGCTTTCAACTAATGAGATTTATTTCTGTCTTGATGCCCTGGCCCATTTATGCTAAGTTTAGAACAAATCCAGTTTTCTCAGCTGTCACTGTATTCGCTGCATGTCCTTAGCTTAGGACATGCAGTAACTTAGATCATCCTAAACCAGCAGATCCGAATTTTCCCCTGGTCTTTTAGATCTATCTGAGGATTCACAAAAGCCAATAAAATAAATCCTTGTAGTTTTGGCTGAAAATTCTGAATGAAGTTGGTTGTTAATCAAGAAACTAATTACAGCAGAAAAGTACAAAGACTCCTACTGGAATTTCCTGTTGAAAATGACTGAAGGAtagcaaagaaaaatagaaaagttaGGACTAAAATCAGAAGGGAATGTGGATTTCACACAACTTGACTCTTCCTCATGTTTAGAATTCTAGGGACCAGAGCCACTGGTAGAATCTTAGCCATGCCTTGTATTTCTGATAGTTCATCTGCCTTCAAAGAGGACTCTTCTTTCACTGCTGTTATGTCTGTTGGCTGACAGCAGTGCTGGAGAGCACCTCTCTCAAAGATcaggaagaataaaaagaaatacttGTCCTCAATATTTAAAAGTTCTAGTGAACTCTCTGCAAATGTTGTGCTTACCCATATCAGCATTTCTGTGTATTGTCTGCATATCCCATGTCCAGTGACATTTTTGTCACTCTTGCTCTTTTCCTCATGTGTTTTTGTTTGACAGGACAATTACGTTGCTGAGGCGTTGTCTACCATGGAGTCCTGGAGGGGCCGCTACAACAAAGTAGTAAAGGACAAGGGTGACCTCGAAATGGAACTCGTGACGCTGAACAGGTTAAAATAAATTAGTGCGGAGGAACAAGTATGAGTGGGGATGAGTTCTAAATTAAAGGATAATTCAATTGAATAATTTCATTAAATTTAATAGTTTAATTAGATTGCTCGTGAATATCCAAGCAAAACCAGCACTGCCTAAGGGCTAGAGCAGAGTTTGGAAACAGAGAGAGATGTGGCTTCTGGTGCTGACTTGCCACAGCAAAGGCAGGCTTTTTAAGGGCTTACTGACCCTTCAAATTCTCTGTTCCTTTGCCATTTTGTGATGCTTTGAAAGAATTATGGTTATGTTTCTTTTGAGATCTGTTTGAGACACTTGAAGGGATTAAAAGAGATAGGCAGTATAGTTTGTGCCAATTTTGTTTTGAAGCGGAATAAGTGTATTGGTATCACTGCAGTACAGTTGTTGCTGCAAGGAAAAGATCAGTAGATACAAGAAGAGAGAAGCACGTCTTTATCTTACGTATCTTGGAGGTAACGCATTTGAGCTCCAAGGGGATGACTCAAACTAATTCCCAGCAGGTTGAGGTAGTAGAACAGTAACACAGACGTGTGCATAATGTGACTGGAGAAAGAAGatgaaaggagagggaaaaaccACCTTTCTGAAGCTAATTTTCAAGCATTAGGAATGTTGTTCTTTCTTTGTCACTTAAGGtgtgattttctttctgtatgtCAGCCGTGTTGAAGACCTGCAGCAACAGCAAACAGTCCTGGAGGAGAAGATGAGGGAGGACAGAGATGCTTTGATGGACAAATTGAACCAACAGGCTACAGAGACAGCTGCCTTCAAAATGGAGAATGAAAAGCTAAAGGTCAGTGATTCTAGGCATTTGGAACTGAAATGCtcgggggaaaaaaggaagaaattataaCAAGTTACTTGCAGAGTTGAATTGCACCCATTGCTGCCATTGAGTTTCAGATCAGTGTCACCTTAGCCCGAGAATGATAGGGCAAGTCTACTGAGATATAAAGAAAAGTGAAtgctttgggaagacaggattTTTCCCACATTTTGGCTAGGAGTATGTCAAATCCAAGTACAATTTCTTCCAGCTGGCATCTTACGACTTGTCCTAACCTCTTCATGCTGCTGTCCAGAGAACAAACAGCATTCTCGCACACACAGAGAATGGTAATCTCCAGAATATATAAAAGTGGTTGGCATATTTCTCCTGTCATCTCCAGCCACTGGCGATCTTGTAGGTGACCAACATAACTTTCTTCTTAGAAAGCTAGACACTGATCCGAATAAGGAGTAACCCTAATCCAGGTAGCACAGCCCATTCAGGCAAATGGAAAGATTGCACATCCATCCCAAAACTCTGTGCTCTGCTGGTGTAAATTTGGTGATCTGCTGACATCTGACAAGTTTTGCCAACTTATGAACTGATTTTTCTTCGTCTAGACAGCATTAGACAGCTTGCGTGGCGGTTACTCCCAAGCACTCGATggaagatgttttctttttttcaggctaaTGTGGGCCCAGTGGAGGAAAAGCTGACCCAAGCGCAGAATGAAGTGGAGGAGCTCAAGAACTCTGTCAAGAACTATGAAGGCTTGATTGAAACCTACAAGTCACAGGTAGGCATCTCATCCAAACCTTCAGCCTTTGCACACACATCTATTCTCCCTTCACTGTTGTGGCTTATTCTGGAACACCTTAACCCTTTGTTTGCTCTTGGATGGTGTTGCAGTTTCATATGGTTTTGATTCTTTTAGCCTGACTTTTTCTCAAATGGCAGCGTTCAAACTGCTCCATGCTGTAAGCCGAAGTGTGGAAGACTTTCCTTCCTCACCATGCACTGATAACTCAGTCATTGGGGGGAACTGACTCCCACAGCAGAGATCTTGATTAATAGAAAACAAAAGACTGGTTTTAATTATTTCACTTTTCCTTGCTCCTTTTCAAGTACTGGCAAGTACATCCAAGCAGCAAGTATTGTTTTTTGgctgcttttttggggggaatttgtaTAGTGTGTTAGTTAGGAAGCCAAGGCAAGAAGGGAGAACATTTGGTGGAAAGCTGCAGTGATGCAGATGGCAAAAGCAGAGTGAACCACCAAATACAGTTCTGGGGTGGTGGTCAGTGTGGCAAGAAACTCGTTGCTGATCCTTGAGCAGTTTTAGTTGCTCCAAAGCATTGCGTATTTGTTGAAAACTATATATTaaattatgtgggttttttgtatGTCCAGCTGTTGAAGAACCGAATGGAAACAGATGAATTGATGGCGAAGCTGGAGCAGTGTGATAAAGAGAACAAGACCCTGAGGGAGGAAATGAACAAGGGGGTTGATCAGGTAACTGTTCCTCAAAGACTGATACATTGTAGGCATTCATGGATCTTAATGTTGTGAATCCAGGGAAAAATGGCTGTGAATAGGAAACGCAAggcttaaaatcatagaatagtttgggttggaaaggacctttaaaggtcatctagttccaacccccctgcaatgagcagggacatcttcaacgagatcatgttgctcagagccctcagCTTATCTCACTTTGCCTTTTCCATTAGTTTTTCTCAGGAATTGTTCATTCTGCAAAACTTACTGAACATTTAGCAACTTCTTTTTGACTCTATGGCATTCTTCGGAGGTGTTTAAGAGAAAGTCTTTTGGAGTAGAAGACCTTAAGCTTTGAACTCCAACACCGGCCAAATATCCACTCAGTGTCATCAGACTAACAAAGCTTCACTGAAGTTGAGAAACCTTTTAGTCTTTACCTTATGAACATCTGAAAGTTCCTCGTGTTCTCTTTTTTTGACTGTAGGCGCGTAAGCAGTATGAGAACCAGCTCACTGAACTGGAGAAGCTTCCTGACATCCTGAAGATCACAGAGACACAGCTGGCGCAATGTCAGGACCAGCTTCAGAGTTACGAGAAGAAGAACATGGAGCTGTCTGTCATGATCGCAGACCTTCGTCAGCGGGTAAGGGAGTGGCAGAAAGATCCCGAAGCACTGCAGTCTGCGCTTCTGAGTCCAAAATGAATTTCTAATCGCAGGAAGGTTCAGTCTTCATCTCTGTTCTCCTCTCTTTTCAACAAAAGATTAAACATGCTCTGCAAAATGAAGGTGTGTGCCATGTCTTTGTGCAAGAAGTTAGCAGCGTAGCTGGTAGCTTTCCTTACTATTTGAAAGGTTTCTCATCCCTTGGTGCAGAACCTTATTGGGACTCAAATAGCAGTAGTGACAACGCTTGCTAATGCCAACGCTCGCTTCTGTTACTTCCATCATCTTGTCAGCGTTCCCTCCTATGTTTTTCTGCTGATAGTGCTGTCCCAACCTTGTTTCCTCACCCTGATTTCAGGTTTTCCGCTCCCTGCTTTTTGTCCCTGGAAGCACAGCGTAGGTATTGCAGGATAAGTGAAGACAGACATCACTTCTACAACCCTGCTTCAAGACACAGCAAATGATCTCGCAGTCTGACTGCTTTACTCTGATTATAAACCCTGGTGCCTTTGTGTGCTGCTTTCATGTATGTGGCTACTTTTAATGTCTGTGCTTCGCTGTGCTTACAGGTGGCTGCTCTGCATGCAAGAGTTTACAGACCTGGCTTTTCATTTGCAGTACAGAAGGGTTTTCTCATAGCTTTTGCAGCATTAACTGGAAGCACCAGCAAAATGAACGTTTTGTGCTTTGGTTTTCTATCCCCTGTTCCTTTTCTGGGGCTCTCCAGAAGTTATGAATTGAGCATGTTTCCTTCTGGAGACCTGCCTATGTTTTAGATGTTTGGTCATGTGTGTTTAGTGACTACTCCATAAAGTAATTACTTACTGTAATTTTTAGATTGAGCTCCAGGGAGACAAAATGGAGATGACAAGAGAGAGGTATCAGTCTGCCCAGGAGGAGAAAAAGCAGCTCACCTTGAAGGTGGAGGAGCTAGAAAGGTTAGAAATATTAGGCTCTGTTGCTCTCTTAACCTTccatttccctcctcttcctGTTGTTTTTTCAGGGGATTGAAACAGCTTCAGTTTTGTTCCAGTCCCCTACGTGCCTGCAGGATTTTGTGCATTTGTGCATCTCTAATCAGTAGGGGGCCACTGGAGACAGTTATAGGATTTTGCAGCACCGTTTATGGATGTCATTAGAAAGGATGGTGAATTACATGGCAGATACATCAGCTGCTTCGCCAATCTAGCCTGACAGTTCTGAGATTACTGCATATTACAGTGGTTTTACTCATGTTTATAAATTCTTTTTAGTGACAGTATCTGGGAAGATGCAGGTATGTGGATACTCTGTATGTCCTTCAGTCTTTGAAATTCTGATTTGAGAAATGGATGAGTGTTTCTTGGGGCTTTCCCTTTTCAAGGAGGGATAGAATCTATTCCCAGACTAGGCAGGACCTGACAAAAATGCAGACTGAAATACGCTCACTTAAAATGAATAGGTTTCCTTCCCTTATTGTCTTAACCTAGAAAACTAGAGACAACGAATGCCCAGAACATAGAATTCCTTCAGGTCATAGCAAAACGTGAGGAGTCGATCCACCAGTATCAGCTGCGGTTAGAGGAGAAGAGCCGAGAATGTAGCTCCTTGGCGCGTCAGCTGGAAATGGCCATTGAGGATGCCAAAAGACAAGTAAGTCATTTCCTGTGTTTGAATTTGTCCAAAACTATCCAGACTGTAGAAGGGGAACAGCAGGGATGCTGGAAATACCTCCTCAGCCTATGACCAAACTCCTGAAATCAATCATGTTCAGTGAAATACAGATAATAAAATGTGTTGTTGCTTGTTTGTCGGTACTTAAGCCGTTGAAAAACTGAACCCTGCTCTCCAGTTTGCAACGGAAGAGAGGAAAACACAGAACCGCTGCTTACGTATGAGGATGTGTCTGATGAAACATTATAGGGCTTTTGTGGACAGTGGGGTAGGGAAAAATTATTCTTCCATAAACAACTCCTTAACAAAGTTGTTGTTCTGTTGTTACGTGTAGGTGGAACAAGCTCGAGAACGAGCAACGTCTAGAGAGAGAGCAGCCCAGTCCAAGATGTTGGACTTGGAGACGCAGCTGAGTAGGAATAAAACCGAGCTGAACCAGTTGCGTCGGAGCAAAGACGATGTGAGTGACTTGCAAGGGATGCTCTTGCTGTGCTGGTGTCCTGGCAGCAGCTCCATAAACCCCAGTGCTGTGGGTCGCTGCAAATATCATGCAGGGCTGTGTCTGTGACGTGCTGCTGTGTGTGTCCCTGACACGTGTGCTATGACATGTCTGTTGTGTCACTAATTCAGGAAAGTAGATTCTCATTTGCTTCGTACTTACAGCAATGATCTGAATGAGCTTGCTCTTAACTTACGTGTGTCTAAGAAAAGACTCAGACCTTTCTTATCTTCAAATGAGATTTGCACCAGATATCACGGATGGATTTCAACTTCATTTACTGCTTGGTTACCTGAGAGAGAATGCAGTTTCTCTTCTAGAGGAAATTATTTCTTCTAGAAGAGAGAAGGAGAATCTTTCCTAATGTCCCATTTACCTTGCTTGTTTACTTGAGTTGTACTTGGAATCGGGTTGCCACAGGGATCAAGCTGCTTTTCAAAAAGAGTGTGTTTAATTCCCCACAACTACAGCTAATCCGTTTAAAAGCCCGACTGATTAGCTGTGTTGTCTCCTGGTTTAATCAGCCTGTTGCTGAATGGAGTTGGAAACGAGCAGAACAAATTATAAATACAGCACTGCCTATGGTGATGTCATTTGCTGCCATGCCGATTCTTGCTGTCCTCAGCCCTTTTGGGGAATAGCTGAAGTTTAACGTGAACAGGATGGATGTTGCTGCCTTTCAGCCTGTGTTTTGTGTTTCCTTACATAGGCAGAGCGCCGATACGAAAGCCGCTTACAGGATTTAAAGGATCGGTTGGAGCAGTCGGAGAGCACCAACCGCAGCATGCAGAACTACGTCCAGTTCCTCAAGTCTTCTTACGCCAACGTTTTTGGAGAAAGTGCCttcctgggctcccccagccgcTCTCGTTCTTCTCCATGAGGACAATgctctccctgcacctctgctgctcagcACAAAAGGAGCCCTACTTCAAAGCCATATGTTTTTTAGGAATAGGTTGGGATTTCAGGGTCACTATTAGGAGacgtttttctcttttccttgcaGCATGAGATGATCAAATGATGGTGGCGTGTGTCCTAAGGTTGGGGGTGTCAGCGGTACCCATTTGGTCTTGGTTGTTGGCATTACACCATGAACTGTGCTCCAAACCCACGTGATTTTGGGTCCTTTTCATCCCCTAAGGTCCTGATGGTTTCAGCTCTTAAAACCTCTCAGTGGTTCTTCGAGCATTTTAATGTTTATAAGAACTCTTTTcctttttgtgcttttttcattctgtttctgtGTTGCAGAGATCATGTggaggtttttatttgttttaattttttaaactacTGAACGTTATATCGATACATTGGATGATAAGATGGTGGGAGAGGGTCCACCCGCCAACAGTGTGAAGCTGAAAATAACCTAAGTGCCTGGACTCTACACTTACAAGAGATTATCTCCTGAACAACCACAGTGTTTGTAAACGGTTTTAtaccagaaataattattttatgtttttccaCTTGATTCTTGTATACTCTCTGATCCTCACCTTTTTCTGAGCGTGTTGCTAATGTTGCTTTACTCCTCTCACCCTGGTCTCCTGATCCTGAATATCCCCAGGACTGAGCCAAAAC from the Patagioenas fasciata isolate bPatFas1 chromosome 20, bPatFas1.hap1, whole genome shotgun sequence genome contains:
- the ODF2 gene encoding outer dense fiber protein 2 isoform X2 translates to MKNRSSSPPLHVHVDENTPVHVHIKKGQKTTPAKRQSKHKQKMKGDTVNVCRSVRAKTKAPWVPPGKTSVHESTCKWEGPTHRLEITPPDSEKLLSVLRLSDLSTDEEDAVCGKMNEYERKINSLMNTVGTLKNEVKLQKRDDQQQMAKRLLEEQKEELNEVSQELAETEHENIVLRRNIERIKEEKELTMLQKKYLLEEKECLMTKLSEAERDGAAAGRQILALKNTIERLNKEKHMSSSDINALIRQKELLLQKLSTFEESNQTLRDLLREQQNREKEAQKVLERQRTLLKMLDDSDAEKAELQFRLHEKEKQVDNLTAEIQSEKDQARTASELSKSMEAVRGHLQAQLRNKEAENNRLTIRIQNLERSEAQHKAEVDSIMEQLKDLRQKGDRDKEALKKAVRAQKERAEQSEEYAEQLSAQLAEKDNYVAEALSTMESWRGRYNKVVKDKGDLEMELVTLNSRVEDLQQQQTVLEEKMREDRDALMDKLNQQATETAAFKMENEKLKANVGPVEEKLTQAQNEVEELKNSVKNYEGLIETYKSQLLKNRMETDELMAKLEQCDKENKTLREEMNKGVDQARKQYENQLTELEKLPDILKITETQLAQCQDQLQSYEKKNMELSVMIADLRQRIELQGDKMEMTRERYQSAQEEKKQLTLKVEELERKLETTNAQNIEFLQVIAKREESIHQYQLRLEEKSRECSSLARQLEMAIEDAKRQVEQARERATSRERAAQSKMLDLETQLSRNKTELNQLRRSKDDAERRYESRLQDLKDRLEQSESTNRSMQNYVQFLKSSYANVFGESAFLGSPSRSRSSP
- the ODF2 gene encoding outer dense fiber protein 2 isoform X1, with the protein product MGEPRPLAARRRLRKCGSPSCPWCSGAALRAVHGCGTLVRRSQAADEELLRRQRLRYPTYTSDDVASGSAQNALSRRAKSLKLTSKHKQKMKGDTVNVCRSVRAKTKAPWVPPGKTSVHESTCKWEGPTHRLEITPPDSEKLLSVLRLSDLSTDEEDAVCGKMNEYERKINSLMNTVGTLKNEVKLQKRDDQQQMAKRLLEEQKEELNEVSQELAETEHENIVLRRNIERIKEEKELTMLQKKYLLEEKECLMTKLSEAERDGAAAGRQILALKNTIERLNKEKHMSSSDINALIRQKELLLQKLSTFEESNQTLRDLLREQQNREKEAQKVLERQRTLLKMLDDSDAEKAELQFRLHEKEKQVDNLTAEIQSEKDQARTASELSKSMEAVRGHLQAQLRNKEAENNRLTIRIQNLERSEAQHKAEVDSIMEQLKDLRQKGDRDKEALKKAVRAQKERAEQSEEYAEQLSAQLAEKDNYVAEALSTMESWRGRYNKVVKDKGDLEMELVTLNSRVEDLQQQQTVLEEKMREDRDALMDKLNQQATETAAFKMENEKLKANVGPVEEKLTQAQNEVEELKNSVKNYEGLIETYKSQLLKNRMETDELMAKLEQCDKENKTLREEMNKGVDQARKQYENQLTELEKLPDILKITETQLAQCQDQLQSYEKKNMELSVMIADLRQRIELQGDKMEMTRERYQSAQEEKKQLTLKVEELERKLETTNAQNIEFLQVIAKREESIHQYQLRLEEKSRECSSLARQLEMAIEDAKRQVEQARERATSRERAAQSKMLDLETQLSRNKTELNQLRRSKDDAERRYESRLQDLKDRLEQSESTNRSMQNYVQFLKSSYANVFGESAFLGSPSRSRSSP